In Mangifera indica cultivar Alphonso chromosome 7, CATAS_Mindica_2.1, whole genome shotgun sequence, the genomic window TGTATTTACCAACAAAATGATGGATAAAAATTGCAATTTGAAGTTTAGCAAAGTCAGCTCCAACGCAAAGTCTAGTGCCACTTCCCCAAGCCATGAAAGTTTTCGATCCAGAGTGCAAGTCTTGTCCCTTCCAACGCCATGGATTGAAAGCAAGAGGATCCTCATATTTCTCAGGATTCAAGTGGACAACAGCAGGCGCCACCATAACTATCCAACCTTTGGGAATTGTAAATCCTGCGAGATATATTTTCAGCTTCTTTAATCTACctagaaaattataatcaactatgaaattataatgaatCAGGGATTTAATACTTACCCTTTATCTCTGCATCTTTTCCTACTTTCCTAAACATCATAGGAGCTATGTTTGCCAATCTAACTGTTTCATTAATGACCTGCaacaaataagataaaaattagctataaatcaatcaaatttttattttggaaaaaaaattttgatgtcaAATAATTTACTCATGTTTGTCGAATTAATGTAGCTCACCATATGTGTAAAAGTCATTGACTTATATTCTTCCCATGTAAGCCTAGAATTCTCATCAGCTCGGCCTTTAAGGATTGCCTCGTGGTCTTTCTGCACACatcaaattaatagttttatttctatgtttaattcaattttgttgttatttttgtttgttcatAGTGTATATATGTTAGATTTACGAACCGCTAATTCTTCTAGTACTTGAGGATGGTCAGAAATAAATTTGGTAAGCAACGTGATGGCTTCAGAAGTGCTTTCGAAAGCACCAAAGAGAAGCAGAAAGAGCATGTTAATTGCAACACCGTCATCTAGAAAAGCGTTTTCCTTCTCTACTTCTTCAATCACACGATCCAAGAAATCATTCTGAGCAATTTTTGTTGCTTTCCTCTCATAGTATATATCTCTAATCACCTTCAAGGCGTTTTTACTTCCctgttaaaaaaattcaacaaagtaACATTAACTATGAGATAGAGAAAAATGGGTTAACAAAAAAAGAACAATGTTATACgtacatattttaaatacacaaattattatatatttgtatgttatcatgtgattaaatattatattatttttaatttaaaatcatctaattaattaataatacatattaaatatatacttatttctGTCTTTAAAATGGATATGCATggatttgttgaaaaaaaaaaattgtttgaatggTATTTAAGCCATACCTGTACGCATGCATGGAAAGCGGTTCCTGGGATGTTGACAGGAAGGGAGATGAGGCCATTCATGAACGCTTTGTAATTATCTAATAGCTGCTTTCCATTCTTCTTTTCGTCATAACTTATTAGCCTCTTTGCAAATGATTCAAAtatcatctataaattaataGCCAAGGAAATATGTGTTAGGCtcattaacattaattaatataattaaatcatacaggtaattatataataattaagctTACTTCTGCGATTCCCTCTTTGACATTGACATGGCCTTGGCTGGCCCATGAACATATATGTCTACTTGTTGCTTCATCCATTTGATGGAGAAGCTTTCCCTTTAGACTTTCAGGGCCAACAAGATGAAGAATCAAGTTCTTCATATATCTATGAAAGGTTCCATGCTGTGTGAGCATGTTTTCTTCTCCAAGAAATTTACTAAAACTGTCAGTCAACcaaattgagaaatttgtaCTTTCTCTTTGAAGAATAGTATAGTTAATCTCCGGATCAGTTGATACAATCATCTTCTGCCCGAATAGACTTGTCCGAAACA contains:
- the LOC123219948 gene encoding cytochrome P450 87A3-like, with amino-acid sequence MWSEIGLCLVAFLVIRISHWFYTWSNPKCDGKLPPGSMGLPIIGETLQFLSPYKVHDVAPFLKRRIQRYGPLFRTSLFGQKMIVSTDPEINYTILQRESTNFSIWLTDSFSKFLGEENMLTQHGTFHRYMKNLILHLVGPESLKGKLLHQMDEATSRHICSWASQGHVNVKEGIAEMIFESFAKRLISYDEKKNGKQLLDNYKAFMNGLISLPVNIPGTAFHACVQGSKNALKVIRDIYYERKATKIAQNDFLDRVIEEVEKENAFLDDGVAINMLFLLLFGAFESTSEAITLLTKFISDHPQVLEELAKDHEAILKGRADENSRLTWEEYKSMTFTHMVINETVRLANIAPMMFRKVGKDAEIKGFTIPKGWIVMVAPAVVHLNPEKYEDPLAFNPWRWKGQDLHSGSKTFMAWGSGTRLCVGADFAKLQIAIFIHHFVGKYRWSVTKGGDFIRRPSLIFPNGLHIKIEEK